One segment of Polaribacter huanghezhanensis DNA contains the following:
- a CDS encoding SAM hydrolase/SAM-dependent halogenase family protein, which produces MSLITLTTDFGTKDHFVGAVKGAIYSELPDARIVDITHEITPFSITETAYILKNSYKSFPDKSIHIVGVDAELSPENKHIAILLDNHYFICPDNGIISMIASEINPTQIVEINIHDRVESSFPVLDVFVQVACFIARGGSLGVIGKEIQTYKKMTEIQPKINSNETQIIGSVIYIDNYGNVISNISEKLFTEIGKGRNHRVIARRYTFDKINNKYNDIVNYEIDENRNHYDGERLAIFNSAGFLEIAIYRSNLNSVGGASSLLGLDYRDTVMVEFY; this is translated from the coding sequence ATGTCTTTAATAACTTTAACAACAGATTTCGGAACTAAAGATCATTTTGTAGGTGCTGTAAAAGGTGCGATCTACTCAGAATTGCCCGATGCTAGAATTGTAGACATTACCCACGAAATTACTCCGTTTAGCATTACAGAAACTGCGTATATTTTAAAAAATTCTTATAAAAGTTTTCCTGATAAAAGCATTCATATTGTGGGTGTAGATGCGGAGTTGAGTCCAGAAAACAAACACATTGCAATTTTACTAGACAATCATTATTTTATTTGTCCAGACAACGGAATCATTTCTATGATTGCTTCAGAAATCAATCCAACACAAATTGTAGAAATCAACATTCACGATCGTGTAGAAAGTAGTTTCCCTGTGTTAGATGTTTTTGTTCAAGTTGCTTGTTTTATCGCTCGTGGCGGAAGTTTAGGCGTCATCGGAAAAGAGATTCAGACCTATAAAAAAATGACTGAAATTCAGCCTAAAATCAATTCAAATGAAACTCAGATTATTGGAAGCGTCATTTATATTGATAACTACGGAAATGTCATCAGCAATATTAGCGAAAAACTTTTTACAGAAATTGGCAAAGGAAGAAATCACAGAGTAATTGCAAGACGTTATACTTTTGATAAAATCAACAATAAATACAATGATATTGTCAATTACGAAATTGATGAAAATAGAAATCATTATGATGGTGAAAGATTAGCTATTTTTAATTCAGCCGGATTTTTAGAAATTGCTATTTACAGAAGTAATTTAAATAGCGTTGGTGGCGCTTCTTCTTTGTTAGGTTTAGATTACAGAGATACTGTAATGGTAGAATTTTATTAA
- a CDS encoding PhoH family protein encodes MTERIIELTDINPKDFFGTQNSTIAQLKKHFPKIKIVARGNNLKIYGESDILDEFEKRMEMLMKYFNKYNKLDENSIERILTSTGKEERTDAAAKEVLVHGVNGKLIKAQTENQRKMVSLMQKNDMLFAVGPAGTGKTYTAVALAVKALKEKEVRRIILTRPAVESGENLGFLPGDLKEKLDPYMQPLYDALRDMLPHERLESYLEKGVIQIAPLAFMRGRTLDNAFVILDEAQNTTHNQMKMFLTRMGKHAKFVINGDPGQIDLPRRQVSGLKESLLALKDIEGIAQVYLDDKDVIRHRLVKSIIKAYKSIETE; translated from the coding sequence TTGACAGAAAGAATTATTGAGCTAACAGACATCAATCCAAAAGATTTTTTTGGAACTCAAAACAGCACCATTGCACAATTAAAAAAACACTTCCCAAAAATAAAAATTGTTGCTAGAGGAAATAATCTAAAAATTTACGGAGAATCAGATATTCTAGACGAATTCGAAAAACGGATGGAAATGCTGATGAAGTATTTTAACAAATACAACAAACTAGACGAAAACAGTATTGAGCGCATTTTAACTTCTACAGGAAAAGAAGAAAGAACAGACGCTGCTGCAAAAGAAGTTTTGGTGCACGGAGTAAATGGTAAATTGATAAAAGCTCAAACAGAGAATCAACGCAAAATGGTTTCTTTGATGCAAAAAAACGACATGCTTTTTGCTGTTGGTCCAGCTGGAACAGGAAAAACATATACTGCAGTTGCATTGGCTGTAAAAGCGTTGAAAGAAAAAGAAGTACGTAGAATTATTTTAACAAGACCAGCGGTAGAATCTGGTGAGAATTTAGGTTTTTTACCTGGAGATTTAAAAGAAAAATTAGATCCGTATATGCAACCTTTATACGATGCTTTACGCGATATGCTTCCGCATGAAAGATTAGAATCGTATTTAGAAAAAGGAGTCATTCAAATAGCACCATTAGCATTTATGCGCGGAAGAACATTAGACAATGCGTTTGTTATTTTAGACGAAGCGCAAAATACAACGCACAATCAAATGAAAATGTTTTTAACCAGAATGGGAAAACATGCTAAGTTTGTGATTAATGGAGATCCTGGGCAAATAGATTTACCAAGAAGACAAGTTTCTGGTTTAAAAGAATCGTTGTTGGCATTAAAAGATATTGAAGGAATTGCGCAAGTGTATTTAGATGATAAAGATGTAATTCGTCATCGATTGGTAAAAAGTATTATAAAAGCGTATAAAAGCATAGAAACTGAATAG
- a CDS encoding phosphoribosylaminoimidazolesuccinocarboxamide synthase, which produces MNTINETNFNFPKQKSVYKGKVREVYNINDEVLVMIASDRLSAFDVILPRQIPFKGQILNQIATKMMHETADIVPNWLVATPDENVAIGHLCEPFKVEMVIRGYLSGHAAREYKAGKRMLCGVAMPEGMKENDKFPTPIITPSTKAENGEHDEDISRENILANNIVSEEDYLVLEDYTRKLFARGTEIAAKRGLILVDTKYEFGKTKEGKIVLIDEIHTPDSSRYFYADGYEERQEKGENQKQLSKEFVRQWLIENGFQGKDGQQIPAMSDEKIIEISNRYIELYEQITGEKFVKATTENVLERIHKNVTEFLTA; this is translated from the coding sequence ATGAATACAATTAACGAAACCAACTTTAATTTTCCGAAACAGAAATCTGTTTACAAAGGAAAAGTTAGAGAAGTTTATAATATAAATGACGAAGTATTGGTCATGATTGCTTCCGATAGATTGTCAGCTTTTGATGTCATTCTTCCACGTCAAATTCCGTTTAAAGGACAAATTTTAAATCAGATTGCAACAAAAATGATGCACGAAACTGCTGATATTGTTCCAAATTGGTTGGTAGCAACTCCAGATGAAAACGTTGCCATTGGTCATTTGTGTGAGCCATTTAAAGTAGAAATGGTCATTCGAGGTTATTTATCTGGTCATGCAGCTAGAGAATACAAAGCAGGAAAAAGAATGCTTTGCGGAGTAGCAATGCCAGAAGGAATGAAAGAAAATGACAAATTTCCAACGCCAATTATTACACCATCAACAAAAGCAGAAAATGGCGAGCACGACGAAGACATTTCTCGTGAAAACATTTTAGCCAACAATATTGTTTCTGAAGAAGATTATTTGGTTTTAGAAGATTATACCCGTAAATTGTTTGCCAGAGGAACAGAAATTGCTGCAAAACGCGGTTTAATTTTGGTAGATACCAAATACGAATTTGGTAAAACAAAAGAGGGTAAAATTGTGTTGATTGATGAAATTCACACGCCAGATTCTTCTCGTTATTTTTATGCTGACGGATATGAAGAGCGTCAAGAAAAAGGAGAAAATCAAAAACAATTATCAAAAGAATTTGTGCGTCAGTGGTTGATAGAAAATGGATTTCAAGGAAAAGACGGACAGCAAATTCCAGCAATGTCTGATGAAAAAATTATAGAAATATCAAATAGATATATAGAATTGTATGAGCAAATTACAGGCGAAAAATTTGTAAAAGCAACTACAGAAAATGTATTAGAAAGAATTCATAAAAATGTAACGGAGTTTTTAACTGCGTAA
- the fabV gene encoding enoyl-ACP reductase FabV, which yields MIIEPRTRGFICLTAHPTGCEQNVINQIAYVKSKGAISGAKKVLVIGSSTGFGLASRISSAFGSDAATIGVYFDKPSSPGKTGSAGYYNTAAFEKHAHKAGLYAKSINGDAFSNEIKRQTLDMIKKDLGQIDLVIYSLASPVRTHPDTGVRYKSVLKPIGGVFSNKTVDFHTGNVTEISINPAEGDDIANTVAVMGGEDWKMWMDALKNENLLSEGATTVAYSYIGPKLTEAVYRKGTIGAAKDHLEATAFTISDDLKSIGGKAYVSVNKALVTQASSAIPVIPLYISLLYKIMKEKGTHEGCIEQIQRLYSERLFGGDLALDAKGRIRIDDLEMREDVQAEVAKLWETASTENLSEIGDLEGYSNDFFNLFGFKVEGVDYDADVNEMVEIPSEH from the coding sequence ATGATTATAGAACCAAGAACAAGAGGATTTATTTGTTTAACAGCACATCCAACAGGTTGTGAGCAAAACGTAATCAATCAAATAGCATATGTAAAATCTAAAGGAGCAATCAGTGGGGCAAAAAAAGTGTTGGTAATTGGTTCTTCAACAGGATTTGGATTGGCGTCTAGAATTTCTAGTGCTTTTGGATCTGATGCGGCAACCATTGGTGTGTATTTTGATAAACCTTCATCACCAGGAAAAACTGGTTCTGCTGGTTATTACAATACAGCAGCTTTTGAAAAACACGCTCATAAAGCAGGTTTGTATGCAAAAAGTATTAACGGTGATGCATTTTCAAATGAAATCAAACGTCAAACTTTAGACATGATCAAAAAAGATTTAGGTCAAATTGATTTGGTAATTTACAGTTTGGCTTCACCCGTAAGAACGCATCCAGATACTGGAGTTCGTTACAAATCGGTTTTAAAACCAATTGGCGGAGTTTTTTCTAATAAAACAGTAGATTTTCATACAGGAAATGTAACTGAAATTTCGATCAATCCAGCAGAAGGAGATGATATTGCAAACACCGTTGCAGTAATGGGCGGCGAAGATTGGAAAATGTGGATGGACGCATTAAAAAATGAAAACTTATTATCTGAAGGAGCAACAACAGTTGCGTATTCTTATATTGGACCGAAACTTACTGAAGCAGTTTATAGAAAAGGAACCATTGGTGCGGCAAAAGATCATTTAGAAGCTACCGCTTTTACAATTTCTGATGATTTAAAATCAATTGGAGGAAAAGCATACGTTTCTGTAAATAAAGCTTTGGTTACACAAGCAAGTTCTGCAATTCCTGTAATTCCGTTATACATTTCTTTACTGTATAAAATCATGAAAGAAAAAGGTACTCATGAAGGATGTATCGAACAAATTCAACGTTTGTACAGCGAACGTTTGTTTGGCGGAGATTTAGCTTTAGATGCAAAAGGTAGAATTAGAATTGACGATTTAGAAATGCGCGAAGATGTGCAAGCTGAAGTTGCTAAATTATGGGAAACTGCTTCTACAGAAAATTTATCTGAAATAGGAGATTTAGAAGGCTATAGCAATGACTTTTTTAATTTATTCGGATTTAAAGTTGAGGGTGTAGATTACGATGCAGATGTAAACGAAATGGTAGAAATTCCGAGTGAACATTAA
- a CDS encoding endonuclease/exonuclease/phosphatase family protein, with translation MLRNYKLISFLIIFLFNGTLFAQKSDAEKVTVKVLSFNILHGATTNGSFDLDIIANVIKKADADFVSLQEVDFKTNRAKKYDLPTELGFRTKMASIFGRAMYYDGGEYGEGILSKYSFLSTRNVALPFTKGNEPRAALEITTVLKSGDTISFIGTHLDHLKEDTDRVSQAKAINKAFSKNKFPTILSGDLNDTPNSKTINILESFWKASYHKANPLLTFPSDKPVKKIDYVLYYPKNKWKVLSKETVCDIIASDHCAYLVTLELQK, from the coding sequence ATGTTAAGGAATTATAAACTCATATCATTTTTAATTATTTTTCTTTTTAATGGAACTCTTTTTGCACAAAAAAGTGATGCAGAAAAAGTAACTGTAAAAGTGCTGAGTTTTAATATTTTGCATGGAGCAACCACCAACGGAAGTTTTGATTTAGACATTATTGCCAACGTAATTAAAAAAGCAGATGCCGATTTTGTTTCGTTACAAGAGGTAGATTTTAAAACCAACAGAGCAAAAAAATACGATTTGCCAACAGAGTTGGGTTTTCGTACAAAAATGGCATCAATTTTTGGCAGAGCAATGTATTATGATGGCGGAGAATATGGAGAAGGAATTTTATCTAAATATTCTTTTTTATCAACCAGAAATGTTGCGTTACCATTTACAAAAGGAAATGAACCAAGAGCTGCTTTAGAAATTACAACGGTGTTGAAATCTGGCGATACTATTTCGTTTATTGGAACACATTTAGATCATTTAAAAGAAGATACAGATCGCGTTTCGCAAGCAAAAGCAATTAATAAAGCTTTTTCTAAGAATAAATTTCCAACAATTTTATCGGGTGATTTAAACGATACACCAAATAGTAAAACCATCAATATTTTAGAATCTTTTTGGAAAGCTTCTTATCATAAAGCAAATCCGTTATTGACTTTTCCTTCTGATAAACCAGTAAAAAAGATTGATTACGTGCTATATTATCCAAAGAATAAATGGAAAGTTTTATCAAAAGAAACTGTTTGCGATATAATTGCTTCTGATCATTGTGCGTATTTGGTGACTTTAGAATTACAGAAATAG
- a CDS encoding sulfite exporter TauE/SafE family protein — MNFQDVLSVINTNWPVILLFFTIAVLYSSVGFGGGSSYLAVLALTGLAFTQIRATALLCNIVVVIGNVFYFHQQKTYNFKKVIPLVLCSIPFAFIGGYLKISQTFFFILLGFTLLFAAITMWISKKIVASEEKTTQLKLSKNAGYGGSIGFISGMVGIGGGIFLAPLLHLTNWDTPKKIAATASLFILVNSIAGLGGQYLNPEFMIDWNLTTVLLITVFIGGQIGSRFSSKFLQPIQLKKATAILIAFVSIRILLKYLF, encoded by the coding sequence ATGAATTTTCAAGATGTTTTATCTGTTATAAATACAAATTGGCCTGTTATTTTACTTTTTTTTACCATTGCCGTATTGTATTCTTCAGTCGGTTTTGGTGGCGGATCAAGTTATTTAGCGGTGTTGGCATTAACAGGTTTGGCTTTTACACAAATTAGAGCAACGGCTTTGTTGTGTAATATTGTAGTTGTTATAGGAAACGTTTTTTATTTTCATCAACAAAAAACATACAATTTTAAAAAGGTAATTCCGCTTGTTTTATGTAGTATTCCGTTTGCTTTTATTGGTGGATATTTAAAAATTAGCCAAACATTCTTCTTTATTTTACTAGGTTTTACATTGTTATTTGCAGCAATTACGATGTGGATTTCTAAAAAAATTGTGGCATCCGAAGAAAAAACAACACAATTAAAACTGTCTAAAAATGCTGGTTACGGCGGATCTATCGGTTTTATTTCTGGAATGGTCGGCATTGGCGGTGGCATTTTCTTAGCGCCATTATTGCATTTAACAAATTGGGACACGCCAAAAAAAATTGCCGCAACAGCAAGTTTGTTTATTTTGGTAAATTCTATAGCTGGTTTGGGTGGACAATATTTAAATCCGGAGTTTATGATAGATTGGAATCTAACAACGGTTTTACTTATTACCGTTTTTATTGGCGGGCAAATTGGAAGCAGGTTTAGTTCTAAATTCTTACAACCAATTCAATTAAAAAAGGCAACCGCTATATTGATTGCCTTTGTAAGTATAAGAATATTGTTGAAATATTTGTTTTAA
- the acs gene encoding acetate--CoA ligase, which yields MSNYHIKHLEEYYQVYRKSIREPEAFWEEIAEEHFLWRKKWDTVLSWDFSKPEVKWFEGAKLNITENCIDRHLATRGDKTAIIFEPNNPDEAAEHISYRQLFERVNQFANVLKSQGVQKGDRVCIYVPMIPELAIATLACARIGAIHSVVFAGFSSKALSTRINDCDCKMVITADGSYRGAKTIDLKGIVDEALESCPGVENVLVAKRINSDIFMKEGRDFWLQPLLDNASTEGKAEVMDAEDPLFILYTSGSTGKPKGMVHTTAGYMVYTAYTFKNAFQYKENDVYWCTADIGWITGHSYIVYGPLANGATTVLFEGVPHYPDFGRFWQIIEKHKVNQFYTAPTAIRALAKQGTELLDKCDLSSLKVLGSVGEPINEEAWHWYNDNVGKKKSPIIDSWWQTETGGIMITPIPYVTPTKPTYATLPFIGIQPAIMDGNGDELKGNQVDGRLCIKFPWPSIARTIWGNHQRYKETYFSAFDNMYFTGDGALRDEVGYYRITGRVDDVIIVSGHNLGTAPIEDAINEHPAVAESAIVGFPHDVKGNALYGYVILKDVGESRDHDNLRKEINQIITEHIGPIAKLDKIQFTEGLPKTRSGKIMRRILRKIAHNEMDNLGDISTLLNPDVVQSIIDHRL from the coding sequence ATGAGTAATTACCACATCAAGCATTTAGAAGAATATTACCAAGTGTATCGTAAATCGATTCGCGAGCCAGAAGCCTTTTGGGAAGAAATCGCTGAAGAACATTTTTTATGGAGAAAAAAATGGGATACCGTTTTAAGTTGGGATTTTTCTAAACCAGAAGTCAAATGGTTTGAAGGAGCAAAATTAAACATTACAGAAAATTGTATTGACAGACATTTAGCAACTCGTGGAGATAAAACGGCAATTATTTTTGAGCCAAACAATCCAGATGAAGCAGCAGAACACATCAGTTATAGACAATTGTTTGAACGCGTAAATCAGTTTGCAAATGTGCTAAAAAGTCAAGGTGTGCAAAAAGGCGATCGCGTTTGTATTTACGTTCCAATGATTCCAGAATTGGCAATTGCAACGTTGGCTTGTGCACGAATCGGTGCCATACATTCGGTTGTTTTTGCAGGGTTTTCATCCAAAGCATTATCAACAAGAATTAATGATTGCGATTGTAAAATGGTAATTACTGCTGATGGATCTTATCGTGGCGCAAAAACAATCGACTTAAAAGGAATTGTAGATGAAGCATTAGAAAGTTGTCCTGGAGTAGAAAATGTGTTGGTTGCAAAACGGATTAATTCTGATATTTTTATGAAAGAAGGAAGAGATTTTTGGTTGCAACCTTTATTAGATAATGCATCAACAGAAGGAAAAGCAGAAGTGATGGATGCAGAAGATCCGTTATTTATTTTATACACTTCTGGTTCTACGGGCAAACCAAAAGGAATGGTGCATACTACTGCTGGTTATATGGTGTACACGGCATATACATTTAAAAATGCATTTCAATATAAAGAAAACGACGTGTATTGGTGTACTGCAGATATTGGTTGGATTACTGGACATTCTTATATTGTTTATGGTCCGTTAGCAAATGGCGCAACAACGGTTTTATTTGAAGGGGTTCCGCATTATCCAGATTTTGGACGTTTTTGGCAAATTATAGAAAAACATAAAGTAAATCAGTTTTATACAGCGCCAACAGCAATTAGAGCCTTGGCAAAACAAGGAACAGAATTGTTAGACAAGTGCGATTTATCATCATTAAAAGTGTTAGGTTCTGTTGGAGAACCCATCAACGAAGAAGCCTGGCATTGGTATAATGATAATGTTGGTAAAAAGAAAAGTCCGATTATAGATTCTTGGTGGCAAACAGAAACTGGCGGAATTATGATTACTCCGATTCCGTATGTAACGCCAACAAAACCAACCTACGCAACATTGCCTTTTATTGGAATTCAACCAGCTATAATGGATGGAAATGGCGATGAATTAAAAGGGAATCAAGTTGATGGACGTTTGTGTATCAAATTTCCGTGGCCAAGTATTGCAAGAACTATTTGGGGAAACCATCAACGTTATAAAGAAACGTATTTTTCAGCTTTTGATAATATGTATTTTACGGGTGATGGCGCTTTGCGTGACGAAGTTGGTTATTACAGAATTACCGGTAGAGTAGATGATGTTATTATTGTTTCTGGACATAATCTAGGAACTGCACCAATAGAAGACGCCATAAATGAACATCCTGCGGTAGCAGAAAGTGCTATTGTTGGTTTTCCGCATGATGTAAAAGGAAATGCACTGTACGGTTATGTGATTTTAAAAGATGTTGGAGAATCTAGAGATCACGATAATTTACGAAAAGAAATCAATCAAATAATTACAGAACATATTGGTCCGATTGCAAAATTAGATAAGATTCAGTTTACTGAAGGATTGCCAAAAACACGTTCAGGAAAAATAATGCGTAGAATTTTACGAAAAATAGCGCATAATGAAATGGATAATTTAGGCGATATTTCTACCTTATTAAATCCGGATGTGGTGCAAAGTATTATTGATCATAGATTGTAA
- a CDS encoding ABC transporter ATP-binding protein produces the protein MKEYSNSSKNKKKPKVSIGKAFKTIIWPKRKVVFIGLILIVISRLSSLVLPWKSKALLDNVIPNKDYNELYNLLFIVGIAILVQAITSFLLTRILSVQAQYLISELRAQVQKKVLSLPISFFDNTKSGALVSRIMSDVEGVRNLIGTGLVQLVGGTITAIISMVLLIRISPSMTFFVLIPVAIFGLVALKAFKYIRPIFRNRGVINAEVNGRLIETLSGVRVIKAFNAEQQENETFEKGVDLLFQNVKKSLTATAIMTSSSTFLLGIASTGIMGIGGYKIMTGELTVGDFLSFTLLLGFMIAPIVQMSNIGSQLTEALAGLDRTEELMNMEAEEDDDDRTIQLETIEGELVFDDVSFSYEEGKEVLNDISFVVPKGTVTALVGSSGSGKSTIAGLSATFLNPKSGKITIDNKDISKVKLSSYRKHLGVVLQDEFLFEGTIRENILFPRPNATEEELQNAVKAAYVNEFTDRFEDGLDTLIGERGVKLSGGQRQRLAIARAILANPKIIILDEATSSLDTESEALIQKSLSELIKDRTTIVIAHRLSTIKQADQILVVESGSIVERGTHDELIKKEGRYFELYTYQSKI, from the coding sequence ATGAAAGAATATAGCAATTCATCAAAAAATAAAAAGAAACCAAAAGTTTCTATCGGAAAAGCATTTAAAACAATTATTTGGCCAAAGCGTAAAGTGGTTTTTATTGGGTTGATTTTAATTGTAATAAGTCGATTGTCAAGTTTGGTATTGCCTTGGAAAAGTAAAGCCTTATTAGATAATGTCATTCCGAATAAAGATTACAATGAGTTATACAATTTGTTGTTTATAGTCGGAATTGCAATTTTAGTGCAAGCGATTACTTCTTTTTTATTGACACGAATTTTAAGCGTGCAAGCGCAATATCTAATTTCAGAATTAAGAGCGCAAGTGCAAAAGAAAGTATTGTCTTTACCTATCAGTTTTTTTGATAACACAAAATCTGGGGCTTTAGTTTCTCGTATTATGAGTGATGTAGAGGGAGTTCGAAATTTAATAGGAACAGGATTGGTGCAGTTGGTTGGCGGAACAATTACTGCAATAATTTCGATGGTTTTGTTAATTAGAATAAGTCCGTCTATGACATTTTTTGTATTGATTCCTGTTGCAATATTTGGTTTAGTAGCCTTAAAAGCATTTAAATATATCAGACCCATATTTAGAAACAGAGGCGTGATTAATGCAGAAGTAAATGGAAGGTTAATTGAAACATTATCAGGAGTTAGAGTGATTAAAGCATTTAATGCAGAACAGCAAGAAAATGAAACTTTTGAAAAAGGAGTAGATCTGTTGTTTCAAAATGTAAAGAAAAGTTTAACAGCAACGGCAATTATGACAAGTTCATCCACTTTTTTGTTAGGAATTGCATCTACTGGAATTATGGGAATCGGAGGATATAAAATTATGACAGGAGAATTAACTGTTGGAGATTTTTTATCATTTACATTATTATTAGGGTTTATGATTGCGCCAATTGTGCAAATGAGTAATATCGGAAGTCAATTAACAGAAGCCTTAGCAGGTTTAGATCGAACCGAAGAACTAATGAATATGGAAGCGGAAGAAGATGATGATGACAGAACAATTCAGTTAGAAACTATTGAAGGAGAATTGGTTTTTGATGATGTTTCTTTTTCGTATGAAGAAGGAAAAGAAGTATTAAATGATATTAGTTTTGTTGTTCCAAAAGGAACGGTTACAGCATTGGTTGGAAGTTCTGGTTCAGGAAAATCAACTATTGCAGGTTTGTCAGCGACGTTTTTAAATCCAAAATCTGGTAAAATTACAATTGATAATAAAGATATTTCTAAAGTAAAATTAAGTAGTTATCGAAAACATTTAGGAGTTGTTTTACAAGACGAATTTTTGTTTGAAGGAACTATTAGAGAAAATATTTTATTTCCGAGACCAAATGCAACAGAAGAGGAGCTGCAAAATGCTGTAAAAGCAGCGTATGTGAATGAATTTACAGATCGTTTTGAAGATGGATTAGATACTTTAATCGGAGAAAGAGGCGTCAAACTTTCTGGAGGACAACGTCAGCGTTTGGCAATTGCAAGAGCCATATTAGCGAATCCGAAAATCATTATTTTAGATGAAGCAACTTCTAGTTTAGACACAGAAAGTGAAGCCTTGATTCAGAAAAGTTTATCAGAATTGATAAAAGATAGAACCACAATTGTGATTGCACACAGATTAAGTACCATTAAACAAGCAGATCAAATTTTAGTAGTAGAATCAGGATCGATTGTTGAGCGAGGTACGCATGACGAATTGATAAAAAAAGAAGGAAGATATTTTGAATTGTATACCTATCAATCGAAAATTTAA
- a CDS encoding DUF6503 family protein: MKKILLLFVLAAISISCKNEEKKETKKENFPNELAKVFEKHGGIEAWKKAKTLSFNKGDEVYTTDLQSRKIVVKAPNYSLGFDGKEVWLSQKDSTAFKGNKNFYYNLYFYFYAMPFVLADDGIMYEKTTDLVFDGVSYPGFKISYKANIGSSPDDNYLIYYNKDSYQMEWLAYTVTFNSKKPSEKYSIIRYNDWNSVSSLLLPKSITWYNQDSIGAPTEPKRAATEFTLPLISDTKISDSFFEKPTK; the protein is encoded by the coding sequence ATGAAAAAAATACTCTTATTATTTGTTCTAGCAGCAATTTCAATTTCATGTAAAAATGAAGAAAAGAAAGAAACTAAAAAAGAAAATTTCCCAAATGAATTAGCGAAAGTATTTGAAAAACATGGCGGAATTGAAGCTTGGAAAAAAGCAAAAACATTGTCATTTAACAAAGGAGATGAGGTTTATACAACAGATTTGCAATCTCGTAAAATAGTTGTTAAAGCACCAAATTACTCGCTTGGGTTTGATGGAAAAGAAGTTTGGTTATCTCAAAAAGATTCTACTGCATTTAAAGGAAATAAAAATTTTTATTACAATTTGTATTTCTATTTTTATGCAATGCCTTTTGTGTTGGCTGATGACGGAATTATGTACGAAAAAACAACAGATTTAGTTTTTGATGGTGTAAGTTATCCAGGATTTAAAATTTCGTACAAAGCAAATATTGGTTCATCACCAGATGATAATTATCTTATTTATTACAACAAAGATTCTTATCAAATGGAATGGCTTGCGTATACTGTAACATTTAATTCAAAAAAACCATCAGAAAAATATAGCATCATTCGATATAACGATTGGAATTCTGTAAGCAGTTTGTTGTTGCCAAAATCGATAACTTGGTACAATCAAGATAGTATTGGCGCACCAACTGAGCCTAAAAGAGCAGCTACAGAATTTACGTTACCGCTAATTAGCGATACAAAAATATCAGATTCTTTTTTCGAAAAGCCTACAAAATAG
- a CDS encoding NUDIX hydrolase has product MDELVDILTSDGKSTGKTALKSEAHQKGLYHATVHVWFYTDDHKILLQKRASVKKVFPNLWDVSVAGHVAAGEKIENAAIREVKEEIGLTISEADLTKIGLRKDEIVHPNGILDNEFKHLFLCKLTKDLPELTMQIEEVDDIQLFDVSILKDTTKHGRFMVPNFRYYYDFIYDKINAIL; this is encoded by the coding sequence TTGGACGAACTCGTAGATATTTTAACTTCTGACGGAAAATCAACCGGAAAAACGGCTTTAAAATCTGAAGCGCATCAAAAAGGATTGTATCACGCAACTGTGCATGTTTGGTTCTATACAGATGATCATAAAATTCTACTTCAAAAAAGAGCTTCCGTAAAAAAAGTGTTTCCAAATCTTTGGGATGTTTCTGTTGCTGGACATGTTGCTGCTGGAGAAAAAATAGAAAATGCAGCTATTAGAGAAGTAAAAGAAGAAATTGGTTTGACAATTTCTGAAGCTGATTTGACAAAAATTGGATTAAGAAAAGACGAAATCGTACATCCAAACGGAATCTTAGACAACGAGTTTAAACATCTTTTTTTGTGTAAACTAACTAAAGACTTGCCAGAATTAACAATGCAAATTGAAGAAGTTGATGACATCCAACTATTTGATGTTTCCATATTAAAAGACACCACAAAACATGGACGTTTTATGGTGCCTAATTTTAGATATTATTATGATTTTATATATGATAAAATCAACGCTATTTTGTAG